In the genome of Paenibacillus sp. FSL R5-0766, one region contains:
- a CDS encoding HD domain-containing protein, which produces MSENPLQPGGNLQELGHMHNIDGITAGEAVLRAARSFVQGDSSKHSDGHDWPHIERVTALAVELAHRMGADPFVCELAALLHDVPDEKLNESLEAGMAKLNDWLDTQPLDPDIRNKVVGIISTISYAGGQRPAVSSLEAQVVQDADRLDALGAIGIARTFAFSGARGREMYDPSLPPREQMTREEYRNGRSTTINHFYEKLFKLKDLMNTSYGKELAEQRHDYMVQFVDQFKREWEGTDR; this is translated from the coding sequence ATGTCAGAGAACCCTCTTCAACCTGGTGGGAATCTGCAAGAATTAGGGCACATGCATAATATAGATGGAATAACGGCAGGAGAGGCTGTTCTGCGCGCCGCCCGATCCTTTGTTCAAGGGGACTCATCCAAGCATAGTGATGGTCATGACTGGCCGCACATTGAACGGGTAACCGCACTTGCGGTTGAACTCGCTCACCGTATGGGTGCAGATCCATTTGTCTGTGAACTGGCTGCATTATTACATGATGTACCGGATGAGAAGCTGAATGAGAGCTTGGAAGCCGGGATGGCCAAACTGAATGACTGGCTGGATACCCAGCCTCTTGACCCGGATATACGTAATAAGGTTGTGGGTATTATTAGCACCATCTCATATGCGGGAGGACAGCGTCCTGCGGTCAGCTCGCTTGAAGCACAGGTTGTACAGGATGCGGATCGACTGGATGCATTGGGTGCGATTGGGATCGCGCGAACCTTTGCCTTTTCAGGCGCCAGAGGGCGCGAGATGTACGATCCGTCCCTTCCCCCACGGGAGCAGATGACCCGTGAGGAATATCGCAATGGGCGCAGCACAACGATAAATCACTTTTACGAGAAGTTGTTCAAGCTCAAGGATCTGATGAATACCTCCTATGGCAAGGAGCTGGCGGAACAGCGTCATGATTATATGGTGCAGTTTGTGGACCAGTTCAAAAGGGAATGGGAGGGCACGGACCGTTAG
- a CDS encoding aromatic acid exporter family protein, which translates to MSFGARVLKTGIAVTLALYLSSLFLNPQSPVPAAIAAIFAMQPSIYRSWKYFLDQLQTTTLGAIVALVGGMVLSNEPIAVGLIIVLVIMICLKLNMGETVGLTLVTVVSIMEASGDWHFALNRFLLTLVGIVSAFLINITVFPPKPKVQFVKQIHSVFSGMSLLLRTSISDEIKEVVFREEKSNLGGSIKSLSDKYNLFEEEQKKMKRSKFSETRQMVVYKQMLLSLQKGYEVLDSVERHYFQAPRTTAMDQFFDSHLELVIKFHEHALLKFEDKLKPNGEEAAQFVLDNDRFMEQAITQFDIDKEGMLRLSIVAAAIYDYGYQLERLNRLAEHVHSASEDKESQDKILNWLKWP; encoded by the coding sequence ATGTCGTTTGGTGCGCGTGTACTTAAGACGGGGATTGCGGTCACGCTTGCCTTGTACCTAAGCAGCCTGTTCTTGAACCCGCAATCTCCCGTGCCTGCCGCAATCGCGGCTATATTCGCCATGCAGCCTTCGATCTATCGTTCCTGGAAATACTTCCTGGATCAATTGCAAACGACCACGCTGGGAGCTATTGTCGCCCTGGTGGGGGGCATGGTGTTGTCCAATGAGCCAATCGCCGTTGGATTAATTATTGTACTTGTCATCATGATCTGTCTTAAATTGAATATGGGTGAGACGGTTGGCCTTACACTGGTCACGGTTGTATCCATTATGGAAGCATCGGGTGACTGGCATTTTGCACTCAATCGTTTTCTGTTGACACTGGTTGGTATTGTATCGGCGTTTCTCATCAACATTACTGTATTTCCTCCGAAACCGAAGGTTCAGTTCGTGAAGCAGATCCATAGTGTATTCAGCGGTATGTCGTTGCTTCTGCGAACCTCGATCTCGGATGAGATCAAGGAAGTTGTATTCCGGGAGGAAAAAAGTAACCTGGGCGGTTCCATTAAGTCTTTGTCCGACAAGTATAACTTGTTCGAAGAGGAACAGAAAAAGATGAAACGTTCGAAATTCAGCGAAACTCGTCAGATGGTGGTCTACAAACAAATGCTGCTGAGTTTGCAAAAAGGGTATGAGGTGCTGGATTCGGTGGAACGCCACTATTTCCAGGCACCGCGGACAACGGCCATGGATCAGTTTTTTGACTCTCATCTTGAACTGGTTATCAAATTCCATGAGCATGCACTGCTCAAGTTCGAGGATAAGCTGAAGCCTAATGGGGAAGAGGCCGCACAGTTTGTATTGGATAATGACCGTTTCATGGAGCAGGCAATCACCCAGTTTGATATCGACAAGGAAGGGATGTTACGATTGTCCATCGTGGCTGCAGCGATCTATGATTACGGATATCAACTGGAACGTTTGAATCGACTTGCCGAACATGTGCATAGCGCAAGTGAAGACAAAGAATCACAGGATAAAATTTTGAATTGGCTTAAGTGGCCTTAA
- the helD gene encoding RNA polymerase recycling motor HelD, which translates to MSTDQQWNVEQQRVNTVTDQIERKISTLEDEVGSFRDEVVGMRKDFWDEVTMNFSEADDVGETSTSMRQQSQVLSDRERSHLNTAAALDKMKRLHHSPYFGRIDFKEDGYPNAERIYLGIASLLDEKEEFFLVYDWRAPISNLYYDGAPGPITYQTPSGEISGDIEMKRQFVIRDGRIRFMFDTGVTIGDELLQAVLSRTSDAQMKSIVATIQKEQNRIIRNDRTRMLIVQGAAGSGKTSAALQRVAYLLYKYREHLQADQMVLFSPNPMFNSYVSTVLPELGEENMLQTTFQEYLERRLGREYQLEDPFIQLEYVLTGTEDPDYDVRMSSIRFKSSESFLKVITRYKESMLSGGMKFKPVRFQGRAIVTSEAMAEKFYSFESSVKLVSRLEMLRDWMLKELSAFGKGELDAPWVDQQLDLMEPEDLQRAYQRLKRKQKGKTHTFNDFEQEREILARMVVSDRLKPLRKWIKSLRFVDIRQLYAHLFNDQAQMERLLGDEALPAQWDEICKMTLRRLKLQELAYEDITPYLYLRELMLGFHINSNIRHVIIDEAQDYSAFQLAFMKRLFPRAKITALGDFNQAIYAHSSVLSGTGPLTNLYGPDNTEVIELTRSYRSTREIVEFTRGMVPGGEEIIPFNRSGEKPKVIVSSDSERHMNVITTDLKHLIKEGYESVAVICKTAEESRDVHAALSKALPTAPKLIKKTTLAFEQGVHVIPAYLAKGVEFDAVLIYDGSAEQYAQEHERKLFYTACTRAMHLLHVYCVGTPSPFITAQSEERYDLGKVSTAQVD; encoded by the coding sequence ATGAGTACAGATCAGCAATGGAATGTGGAACAACAACGGGTCAACACCGTGACCGATCAGATTGAACGCAAGATCTCAACGCTGGAAGATGAAGTTGGTTCCTTCCGTGACGAAGTGGTTGGCATGAGAAAAGACTTCTGGGATGAAGTCACAATGAACTTTAGTGAAGCGGATGATGTAGGGGAAACTTCAACCAGTATGCGGCAGCAGTCACAGGTACTGTCCGATCGGGAGCGCAGTCATCTCAATACAGCGGCTGCGTTGGACAAAATGAAACGACTGCATCATTCACCGTATTTTGGGCGCATTGATTTTAAGGAAGACGGATATCCAAATGCAGAACGCATTTATCTGGGTATTGCATCGTTGTTGGATGAGAAGGAAGAGTTCTTTCTGGTCTACGACTGGCGTGCACCAATCTCCAACCTGTATTATGACGGAGCGCCGGGTCCAATCACGTACCAGACTCCAAGCGGGGAGATCAGCGGTGATATAGAGATGAAGCGGCAGTTTGTCATTCGGGACGGACGTATCCGTTTTATGTTTGACACGGGGGTTACGATTGGTGATGAGTTGTTGCAGGCCGTGCTCAGTCGAACTTCGGATGCACAGATGAAGAGTATTGTAGCGACCATTCAGAAGGAGCAAAACCGGATTATCCGTAATGACCGGACACGTATGCTCATTGTGCAAGGCGCAGCCGGCAGTGGCAAAACATCCGCGGCGCTCCAGCGTGTGGCATATCTTCTCTATAAATACCGCGAGCATCTGCAAGCGGATCAGATGGTTCTTTTTTCACCAAATCCAATGTTCAACAGTTATGTCTCCACGGTACTGCCTGAGCTTGGGGAGGAAAACATGTTGCAAACGACCTTCCAGGAGTATCTGGAGCGCCGTTTGGGTCGTGAATATCAACTGGAAGATCCGTTTATTCAACTCGAATATGTACTTACGGGGACGGAAGATCCTGATTACGATGTGCGCATGTCCAGCATTCGCTTCAAGTCATCCGAATCTTTCCTGAAAGTCATTACACGTTATAAGGAAAGCATGTTGTCAGGTGGCATGAAATTCAAGCCGGTACGCTTCCAGGGCCGAGCGATTGTCACGTCAGAGGCTATGGCTGAGAAGTTCTACAGTTTCGAGTCGTCCGTCAAGCTGGTGAGTCGACTGGAGATGCTGCGGGATTGGATGCTGAAAGAACTGTCTGCCTTTGGTAAAGGTGAACTGGATGCGCCTTGGGTGGATCAGCAGCTTGATCTGATGGAGCCGGAGGATCTGCAACGAGCGTATCAACGGTTGAAGCGCAAACAAAAAGGAAAGACCCATACATTTAATGACTTCGAGCAGGAAAGAGAAATTCTGGCACGTATGGTGGTCAGTGATCGACTCAAACCGTTGCGGAAATGGATTAAGTCCTTACGATTCGTTGATATAAGACAATTATATGCACATCTATTCAACGATCAGGCTCAGATGGAGCGATTGCTGGGTGACGAAGCTCTGCCTGCTCAATGGGATGAAATCTGTAAGATGACTTTACGCAGATTGAAGCTTCAGGAGTTGGCATATGAAGATATTACGCCATACTTGTACTTGCGTGAGCTTATGCTTGGATTCCATATTAACTCGAATATTCGTCATGTCATTATTGATGAAGCCCAGGACTATTCTGCGTTTCAGTTGGCATTTATGAAGAGATTGTTCCCACGGGCGAAAATAACAGCACTTGGTGATTTTAATCAGGCAATCTATGCCCACTCTTCAGTACTTAGTGGAACAGGACCCTTGACTAACCTGTACGGACCAGACAACACGGAAGTCATTGAGCTGACCAGAAGTTATCGATCTACCCGGGAGATCGTGGAGTTTACACGTGGCATGGTGCCTGGTGGGGAAGAGATTATTCCATTTAACCGCAGCGGTGAGAAACCTAAAGTGATCGTTTCTTCTGATTCAGAGCGTCATATGAATGTCATCACAACAGACCTCAAGCACTTGATTAAGGAAGGGTACGAATCGGTTGCAGTTATCTGCAAAACCGCCGAAGAGAGCAGAGACGTACATGCTGCATTGAGTAAGGCGCTCCCCACAGCACCGAAGTTAATTAAGAAAACGACGCTGGCTTTTGAGCAGGGTGTTCATGTGATCCCGGCGTATCTGGCCAAAGGTGTGGAATTCGATGCTGTCCTGATCTATGACGGCTCTGCGGAGCAGTATGCTCAGGAGCATGAACGCAAGTTGTTCTATACGGCTTGCACACGAGCGATGCATCTGCTGCACGTTTACTGCGTGGGCACACCGAGTCCGTTCATTACCGCCCAGTCGGAAGAACGGTATGATCTTGGCAAGGTGTCTACTGCGCAAGTGGACTGA
- a CDS encoding adenine deaminase C-terminal domain-containing protein, translating into MNKSSFERPLMADCVPDLVATARGDLPATLVIRGGTLVNVISGEILPEMSIAVQGARIAYVGKDVSHTIGEHTRIIEANGKYIAPGLLDGHCHIESTQMKVTEFARAVLPSGTTGGFFDPHEISNVLGLKGLRLMLDEARTTPMAAYMQVASCVPSTHPGLETTGAYIGPEEVAEALSWGPDMIGLGEVMNFPGVVYGDETMIGEIQATLRAGKVADGHFTWAADDWRLPAYAASGVTGDHECVTKEDVVERLRLGMYAKMRQGSAWHDVAETIKACTELGLDTRRMMLVTDDRSSESLLKEGHMDFVVRLAISQGVKPVTAFQMATINTAERFGVARDIGAIIPGNIADIILLDGRLADVRVGMTIAAGQVVAENGKMTAVWDSFTYPEEALNTVKLEANIKPVDLELAAPIQEGIIGAKIIHVTENHVDTKEKHLPVTVENGKVVVSTSGEVCKIAVLERHKQTGNRAVALVGGIGFTSPAAIAMTVAHDSHNLLIIGNDDALMAEAGNRVIRMQGGVAVVTAAGVTEFPLRIAGLMSTESFEVVAAQSAAVSEALQSAGCTLNNAFMTLSLLALVVIPELRLSDKGLVRISAEGIELVSLFDEVVDNAPVAPSGNE; encoded by the coding sequence ATGAACAAATCATCTTTTGAACGGCCACTTATGGCCGATTGTGTACCGGATCTGGTCGCTACAGCACGGGGAGATTTGCCAGCGACTTTGGTCATTAGGGGAGGTACGCTGGTAAACGTGATATCGGGTGAGATTTTACCTGAGATGTCCATAGCTGTACAGGGAGCTCGAATCGCTTATGTCGGTAAAGATGTAAGCCACACTATCGGAGAACATACCCGGATCATTGAAGCAAACGGTAAGTATATCGCTCCTGGTCTGCTGGATGGACACTGCCATATCGAAAGTACACAGATGAAAGTAACCGAGTTTGCGAGAGCGGTATTGCCTTCAGGCACGACCGGAGGTTTCTTTGACCCACATGAGATCTCCAACGTGCTTGGTCTGAAAGGTCTGAGACTGATGCTAGATGAAGCACGGACCACACCGATGGCTGCTTATATGCAGGTGGCTTCCTGTGTCCCTTCCACACATCCAGGATTGGAGACAACAGGTGCTTATATCGGACCTGAAGAGGTAGCTGAGGCTCTTTCCTGGGGTCCGGACATGATTGGTCTTGGTGAAGTGATGAACTTCCCTGGAGTGGTCTATGGGGATGAGACGATGATCGGTGAGATACAGGCGACGCTCCGGGCAGGTAAAGTGGCAGACGGTCATTTCACCTGGGCAGCAGATGACTGGCGTCTGCCAGCCTACGCAGCGAGTGGTGTTACAGGGGATCATGAATGTGTGACCAAGGAAGATGTGGTTGAACGTCTGCGACTCGGAATGTACGCGAAGATGCGCCAAGGTTCGGCATGGCATGATGTGGCTGAGACGATCAAAGCCTGCACTGAGCTTGGACTGGATACACGCCGGATGATGCTGGTGACAGATGACCGAAGTTCTGAATCGCTGCTCAAAGAAGGACATATGGATTTTGTTGTTCGTCTAGCAATCTCTCAAGGGGTGAAGCCAGTTACGGCTTTCCAGATGGCAACCATTAACACGGCTGAGCGCTTTGGTGTTGCGCGCGACATTGGTGCGATTATTCCGGGCAATATAGCCGATATTATTCTGCTGGACGGTCGGTTGGCGGATGTACGTGTAGGCATGACGATTGCTGCCGGGCAAGTTGTAGCTGAGAACGGGAAAATGACGGCGGTCTGGGACAGTTTCACGTACCCGGAGGAAGCGCTGAACACGGTGAAGTTAGAAGCTAATATTAAGCCAGTAGATTTGGAGTTGGCTGCGCCGATTCAAGAGGGGATCATTGGTGCCAAAATCATTCATGTGACAGAGAACCATGTGGATACAAAGGAGAAACACCTGCCTGTTACCGTAGAGAACGGCAAGGTTGTGGTTTCAACTTCAGGGGAAGTATGCAAAATTGCGGTATTGGAGCGTCACAAACAAACCGGGAATCGAGCGGTAGCGCTTGTTGGAGGCATCGGCTTCACATCACCTGCAGCGATTGCGATGACAGTTGCTCATGATAGTCACAACCTGTTGATTATCGGTAATGATGATGCATTAATGGCTGAAGCCGGCAATCGCGTCATTCGTATGCAGGGCGGGGTGGCCGTGGTAACGGCAGCAGGGGTAACCGAATTCCCGCTACGGATTGCAGGGTTGATGTCAACCGAATCTTTTGAAGTCGTTGCAGCCCAATCGGCAGCAGTCAGTGAAGCTTTACAGTCCGCAGGATGTACGTTGAATAATGCGTTCATGACGCTTTCGTTGCTCGCGCTGGTTGTGATTCCAGAATTACGTTTGTCCGACAAGGGGCTTGTGCGGATCTCGGCAGAAGGTATTGAACTGGTGTCTCTTTTCGATGAAGTGGTTGACAATGCACCGGTAGCTCCATCGGGTAATGAATGA
- a CDS encoding AraC family transcriptional regulator has product MERERLREDRIHGNAMYPVSVYPDIQQLNGDSILDCHWHDEMEFTMVTQGCAVFQIDMNTVEVQAGEAIFINRGEIHAGYLKGDVPCVFSSIVFNPELLGSRTFDTVQEKFIGPLVRKTVIPPSHIKADEDWGQEILELLKRIFADHATRTETCEMSTKAYLYLVFARMFEHMRPAPLKGTVATGSHDKVERLKSVLGYIHKRYPEPLKLKELADEANMSEGHFCRFFKQMVQKTPVDYINYYRVQQACVQLENTDHKIVDIAMDVGFEHLSYFITTFKKHKATTPSQYRKMFYENVAMDSALVQV; this is encoded by the coding sequence ATGGAACGTGAACGATTACGGGAAGACCGGATTCACGGCAATGCCATGTATCCCGTCAGTGTGTACCCGGATATTCAACAACTGAACGGGGATAGCATCCTCGATTGCCACTGGCATGATGAGATGGAGTTCACCATGGTGACCCAGGGCTGCGCCGTCTTTCAGATTGATATGAACACCGTTGAGGTACAAGCTGGAGAAGCCATTTTCATCAATAGAGGCGAGATTCATGCGGGGTATCTGAAGGGCGATGTTCCCTGTGTATTCTCTTCCATTGTATTTAATCCCGAGCTGCTTGGTAGCCGTACCTTCGATACGGTCCAGGAGAAATTTATCGGTCCACTGGTACGCAAAACGGTAATTCCCCCCAGTCATATCAAGGCAGATGAGGATTGGGGACAAGAAATTCTGGAGCTCCTGAAACGTATATTTGCAGACCATGCTACCCGAACCGAAACGTGTGAAATGTCAACAAAAGCGTACCTTTACCTCGTATTTGCCCGAATGTTCGAACATATGAGACCTGCTCCGCTCAAAGGCACCGTGGCTACAGGGAGTCATGACAAGGTAGAGCGCCTGAAATCCGTGCTCGGTTATATCCACAAACGTTATCCTGAACCATTAAAGCTGAAAGAACTAGCCGATGAAGCGAATATGAGCGAAGGACACTTCTGCCGTTTTTTCAAACAGATGGTGCAGAAAACACCTGTAGATTACATTAACTATTACCGTGTTCAACAGGCCTGCGTTCAGCTTGAGAATACGGATCATAAGATTGTTGATATCGCCATGGATGTGGGTTTTGAGCATCTAAGCTACTTCATCACTACATTTAAAAAGCATAAAGCCACCACACCTTCACAGTATCGCAAAATGTTCTATGAGAACGTGGCCATGGATTCTGCCCTGGTTCAGGTGTAA